From the Candidatus Krumholzibacteriota bacterium genome, one window contains:
- a CDS encoding non-ribosomal peptide synthetase, giving the protein MANVVDSYPLSPLQEGMLFNALYAPHSGVDVTQIICRMHHPLDPVRFGEAWRAVVARHAILRTAFRWEGLETPLQDVYGEADLEYVVEDLRDRPAGEREARIEEFLAADRRRGFDIASPPLVRIAVFLLGENENVLVWPYHHLILDATSFAIILEEVFALYETRLAGGGLALEEPTPYR; this is encoded by the coding sequence ATGGCGAACGTGGTTGATTCGTATCCGCTCTCCCCGCTCCAGGAAGGGATGCTTTTCAACGCCCTCTACGCGCCGCACTCGGGCGTCGATGTCACGCAGATCATCTGCCGGATGCACCACCCGCTCGACCCGGTCCGCTTCGGGGAGGCCTGGCGGGCCGTCGTGGCGCGCCACGCGATCCTCAGGACCGCCTTCCGCTGGGAGGGCCTCGAGACACCCCTCCAGGACGTTTACGGCGAGGCCGACCTCGAATACGTCGTCGAGGACCTCCGCGACCGGCCGGCCGGCGAGCGGGAAGCGCGCATCGAGGAGTTTCTCGCCGCCGACCGCCGCCGCGGCTTCGACATCGCCTCGCCCCCGCTCGTCCGCATCGCCGTCTTCCTCCTCGGCGAGAACGAGAACGTGCTCGTCTGGCCCTACCATCATCTCATCCTCGACGCCACCTCGTTCGCGATCATCCTCGAGGAGGTCTTCGCGCTCTACGAAACGCGGCTCGCGGGGGGCGGCCTCGCACTCGAGGAACCGACCCCCTACCG